From the Leptospira andrefontaineae genome, the window GTAATCCACACGCTTACCAAGTAAGTTTTGGCGGAAACGACCCTGTTTTCCTTTCAACATGTCTGAAATAGATTTAAGAGGTCTGTTACCTTTACCTTTTACGGTACGTTTGCGGCGGCTATTATCGAATAACGCGTCAACCGCTTCTTGGAGCATACGTTTTTCGTTACGAACGATGATCTCAGGAGCTTTTAACGCGAGAAGGCGTTTTAGACGGTTGTTTCTATTGATAACACGACGATATAGATCGTTCAAGTCAGAAGTAGCAAAACGTCCACCTTCTAACTGAACCATTGGACGAAGTTCAGGTGGAATGACCGGAACCACATCAAGAACCATCCACTCAGGACGGTTTCCTGAATCGCGGAAAGCTTCTAATACTTCCAAACGTTTCAGGATTCTTTTATCGGAGATCTTTTCTTTTTCTTGGATCTTTTGGCGAATGATGCGAGCTTCTGCATCAACATCGATACGAGAAAGAAGTTCTTTGATCGCGTCCGCACCGATACCTGCAACAAACTTGTCGCCGTATTCGTCTAGGTAAGCGTGATATTCTTCTTCGTCGATGAGCTCACCGCGATTTCTTCCGGTATCAGCCGGATCGATGATCACATATTTTTCGAAATAAAGAACGCTCTTGAGCTGATTGATGGTCATGTCCAAGAGAAGTCCCATTCTGGAAGGAACGGAACGGTAGTACCAGATATGAGAAACTGGAGCTGCGAGTTCGATATGACCCATACGCTCACGACGAACTTTAGAGTGAGTTACCTCAACGCCACATTTGTCGCAAACCACACCTTTGTAACGGATGGACTTGAATTTTCCGCAGTAACATTCCCAGTCCTTAGTAGTTCCGAAAATTTTCTCGCAGAAAAGACCGTCTCTCTCTGGTTTTAAAGTACGGTAATTGATTGTCTCAGGCTTTTTGACTTCTCCGTAAGACCATTCTTTGATCCTTTCCGGAGATGCTAATCTGATTGTTATTGATTCAAAATCGTTATTGGATCTCATGCTACCTTACCCTTAGGCGTTCTCGATCGTTTCGAACTTAATCTTCTTCTTGCTCTTGGAATATTCGTCTTCGTAGTCGGAGATATCAACGCTGTTACCTTCCGAGTCAGTGATAACGATATCCAATGCAAGACCCCTGAGTTCCTGCACCAATACGTTGAAGGATTCCGGAATTCCAGGTTTAATGGAATGGATCCCTTTAACGATAGCTTCGTAGATTCTTGCTCTTCCGAGCATATCGTCCGACTTGATGGTAAGAAGTTCCTGAAGAGTATGAGATGCGCCATAAGCTTCGAGAGCCCAAACCTCCATCTCTCCCAAACGCTGACCACCGAACTGAGCCTTTCCTCCGAGTGGTTGTTGAGTAACCAAAGAGTAAGGTCCGGTAGAACGAGCGTGGATCTTGTCGTCCACCAAGTGAGCGAGTTTCAACATGTAGATGTAACCACAGAATACCTCGTTCATGAAAGGTAATCCGGTACGTCCGTCGTATAATTTGAATTTAGAGCTGAGAGGAAGATTTGCTTCTTTGCAATACTTCTCTACATCCGCTTCTGTAGCTCCGTCGAAAACTGGAGTTTCGAAATTGATTCCCAGTTTGCTTGCAGCAAGTCCGAGTTGAGTTTCGAAAATCTGTCCGAGGTTCATACGAGAAGGAACACCTAACGGGTTCAGAACGATATCCATTGGAGTACCGTCTTCCATGTAAGGCATGTCTTCTTCTGCCATGATACGTGCAACGACACCCTTGTTACCGTGGCGTCCTGCCATTTTATCTCCGACCAGAAGTTTACGTTTACGAGCTACGAAAACTTTCACCATTTCTTCTACGCCGGCAGGAAGTTCATCTCCCTTCTCGCGTGAGAAACGTTTGATATCGATTACAGTTCCTTCGAAACCGTTCGGCATACGAAGAGAAGAATCTCTTACTTCCTTCGCTTTTTCTCCGAAGATAGAGTGAAGAAGTTTGTATTCAGGAGTTAGATCAGTTTCTCCTTTAGGAGTCACCATACCTACCAGGATATCTCCCGGTTTTACTTCTGCACCAACACGGATCACACCGGTTTCATCTAGATCACGGAAAGCTTTGTCCGAAAGATTCGGAATATCTCTTGTGATTTGTTCTTGTCCAAGTTTGGTTTCTCTTGCTTGGATCTCGAACTCTTCGATGTGGATAGAAGAGAAAATATCGTCTTTTACAACTTTCTCGGAAATTAGGATCGCATCCTCGAAGTTGTAACCTTCCCAAGGCATGAATGCCACAAGAACGTTACGTCCAAGTGCGAGAGTTCCATTGTCTACCGCAGGACCGTCAGCAAGAACAGTTCCCTTTTGTAGAATGTTACCGTTCTCATCCATTCTTTCGCCGGAAACGATTTGTCCTGCGATAGTAGTTCCTCTGCGAACTTCTTCGCCGTTAGAAACGATTGGTTGGTATTGTTTATTGCCGGAGATCAGATTGTATTCGCGAACGTTTCCGTTATCCGCAGTCACTTCGATTTTCTCTTTGCTGACTTTAGTAACTTTACCGTCGATCTCAGAGTGAACCACTCCAACAACCGGAGTCTGGTTGAAACAAGTACCTTGGTTGGTCTTCTTGAATTTAGTAAGATCGTAAGTGTCGGACTCTTTTCCGCCCTTGCGCTCGATTACCACCTTCTCCGCATCTACGTATGTAACCACACCTTCATGTCTGGAGATGATACAAATACGAGAATCGTATGCTGCACGAGTTTCCATTCCGGTTCCAACGAAAGGAGCCTCTTGGCGAAGAAGAGGAACCGCCTGACGTTGCATGTTAGAACCCATGAGCGCACGGTTCGCGTCATCATGCTCTAAGAATGGGATCAGCGCAGTAGAAACGGATACCACCTGCATCGGAGCTAAATCCATGTATTGGATCTCGTTCGGGTTGCGGAAAGGGTAATCCGATCTATGACGAGTAGAGATAAGTTTATTTTTAAACTCTCCCTTCTCATCTACAGGAGAAGAAGATACCGCGATAGAATGATATTCTTCCTTATCTGCGGTTAAGTATTCTATGTTATTGGATACTTTGCTGTTTTTTACTACTCTGTAAGGAGTTTCTAAGAATCCATAATCGTTCACTCTCGCATATGAAGACATAGAGAGAATGAGTCCAATGTTTGGACCTTCAGGAGTTTCAATCGGACACATACGGCCATAGTGGCTATAGTGAACGTCACGCACTTCGAATCCTGCTCTATCTCTGGAAAGACCACCAGGTCCTAAAGCGTTCAAACGACGTTTGTGAGTGAGCTCTGCCAGAGGGTTTGTCTGGTCCATAAACTGGGACAATTGGCTGGATCCGAAGAACTCATTGATAACTGCAGTGATCGGTTTAATGGAGATCAGAAGTTGTGGTGTTTGAGTTCCAACTTCTTGAACAGTCATTCTTTCTTTGATCACTCTTTCTACACGAGTGAAACCAACTTTCAATTGGTTAGCGATCAACTCACCAACAGAACGAATACGACGGTTACCTAAGTGGTCAATATCGTCCGGATAGTAGTTCTCAGTTTCAGAGATCAAGTTGAGAAGGTAACGTACAGTCTCGATGATATCTGCAGGACGAAGAACTCTTTCTATTGCGCTCGTGAATTCTTTAGGGTTATTGAATTCGAATTTGCTATTGATCTTATAACGACCAACATCACCCAAATCAAAAGATTTAGGAGAGAAGAATAGACGATTCAATTCCGCTTCTGCGTTCTCGATCGTAGAAGGTTCACCCTGTCTCATGATACCGTGGAATTTAAGAACTGCGTCTTCGTAATCGTTGACTCCGTCTTTTTCCAAACAGTTAACTAAAACAGGATTATCCTTATCTTTTGGATATTCTACGAGTTCAACTTCCTTCACCTTCATCTCTTTTAAGATGGAGATATTATCTTCGTTGATCTTGGAACCGGCATCAAGCATTACCTCTCCGGTTTCCATATTGATCACATCCGCGATCACTCTACGTCCGATCAGACGTTTGAGTTCCTTCGTAGAAGCTCCTCCGATTTTTGCTTTGGAGGATTTATAAAATAAACGTAATATCTCTTCGTTTGTTCCGTGCCCTAAAGACTTAACAAGAAGAGTTGCAGGGAATTTTTTCTTACGGTCAATTTTAGCGACCAAGATCCCCTTATTGTCCATTTCGAATTCCAACCAGGATCCGCGATAAGGGATCACTCTGGCGGAGTAAGTATCTCTTTCTTCGTCATAAGAGAAGAAGATACCTGGTGAACGGTGAAGCTGAGAAACTACAACACGCTCAGCTCCATTGATAATAAAAGTTCCCTGCTCGGTCATTACAGGAAGATCGCCCATATAGACGACCTGCTCACGGATCTCTCCGGTTTCTTTGATAATGAGTCGAATAACCGCTTTTAAAGGAAGAGCGAAAGTAGCATCTGTGTCCTTACATTCTTGAGGAGATTTTTTAGCGTCTCCTAAAACATAGTGACTGTATTCCATCACCATGTCGTTGTTCGGACTTTCAATAGGGAAGGTTTCTCTAAAAACCGCTTCTAGTCCCTGATTTTTTCTTTTAGTGGGATCCTTAACTTCGGATTGAAGAAACCAATCGAATGACTTCTTCTGAATCTGAATCAAGTTAGGAAGGTAATCCAAATTGGTGATCTTACCGAAGTTTACCCGTTTTCTTTCTACTTGACCGTACATTCGTGTGCTCCCTGGGATGATGGAAAATTATAACTGCGCGAAAAAATGCAATAAGGCAAGGAAGTACGCTGGCCTCCTTGCCTGAGTGAAAGGATTGTAATCAGATATCGAGGAGACAAAGCCTCGGCTCCCTGATTAGACAGCCTTAAGTTCGATTTGAGCTCCGACAGCTTCTAATTTCTTTTTAATGTCGTCAGCTTCTGCTTTCGCAACGCCGTCTTTAACAGACTTTCCGCCAGCTTCTACTAGATCTTTTGCTTCTTTCAAGCCAAGACCAGTGATCTCGCGAACAACCTTGATAACTTCGATTTTTTTATCGCCGAAACCTTTCAATACAACGTTGAAGGAAGCAGGCTCATCTGCTGCCGCTGCTGCTCCACCTGCTGGTGCTGCTGCAGCTACTGCTACTGGAGCCGCTGCGGAAATTCCGAACTTCTCCTCCATTTTTTTAACTAGGTCGGCTGCTTCCACAAGGGTAAGTTTGCCAAGTTGCTCTAATAACGCTTCAGTGGTAGACATAGGGTGCTCCTTTGATTCCGTTTGGTCCTTTTAACTACTAAATTAGTTCTTACTGATTGTTCTTCTCTGCCGCTGCTTGGATAGCACGTGCGAGTCCTGCGATAATTTGGTTCAGACCAGAAGCGATACTTCTTGCCGGACCATTGATACCGCCCGCGATTTGAGCCAATAGTTGCTCTCTCGAAGGAAGACCTGCGATTGCTTCCACGCCCTCTCCGTCTAGAACGGATCCGTCCAAGTATCCCGCTTTCAGAATAAGATTCTTATTCGTCTTTGCGAATTCTTTTAGGACCTTCGCTGCATTCGGAAGGTTTGCATCAGAGAAAATCGCCGCTAGAGGTCCTTGATATTCGGATCCAAAGGCGATGTTCTTATCCTTATGCTTCTCGGATTCTTTAAGTGCGAGTAGAAAGAGATTGTTCTTGATCACTTTCATCTCGGATCCTTCTTTACGAAGTTTCGCGCGAAGATTTGTGATCTCTTCTACTGTGAGTCCGCTGTAGCTGGCTAGGATAAAGTCGCTACGTTTTTCTAATCTGCCTTTTAATTCGGCAACTGCTTCAATTTTTTCCTGGCTGGGCATTGTTCCTACTCCCGTCTACTACATCCTTAAATGGATGTGTTGACCAGTTCCTTAACGTCTACTTTCACACCGGCACCCATCGTTGGGGAAACGGAGAAAGTTTTCAGATAATCACCCTTTGCATCCGAAGGTTTATCTCGGAGAAGAGTTTGAACTACTGTACGAATGTTTTCTACTAATTTGGTATGATCAAAACTGACTTTACCAACACCTAGGTGAACGACTCCGCCTTTGTCCGGACGATATTCGATACGTCCTGATTTTAGTTCGCCAACTGCTTTCGCTACATCGTTAGTAACTGTTCCAGCCTTAGGCTTAGGCATTAAACCTTTACGTCCTAAGATCGGTCCCAGTTTACCTACTTCCTTCATCATATCAGGAGTAGCAACGCAAGCGTCGAAGTCGGTCCAACCGCCGGCAACTTTCTCGATCAGGTCCATATCGCCCACGAATTCCGCACCTGCGTTTTTCGCGTCGTTTTGTTTGTCTCCTTTGCAGAAAACAAGAACCCGAACCAGTTTACCGGTTCCGTGAGGAAGAGAAATAGTTCCCCTCACGTTTTGGAGAGATTTATAATTTACTTTCGTAGAGATTTCTATCGTTCCGTCGAACTTAGAGTAAGAAGTAGCTTGAGCTAATTCTACAGCTTTATCGATCGGATAAACTTTAGTTGCGTCGACTTTCTCTTTAGCCGCGCGATATTTTTTTCCGCGTTTCATGAATTAACCCTCTACCGTAACGCCCATAGAACGACAAGTTCCAGCGATAATTTGAACAGCTGCGTCCAGATCGTTCGCGTTTAAGTCTTCCATTTTGGTTTTAGCAATTTCTTCTAATTGCTTACGAGAAATCTTCCCAACCTTAGTGGTATGAGGAGTTGCGGAACCAGACTCTAATCCGATCGCTTTCTTAACAAGAAGAGCTGCCGGAGGAGACTTGGTAATGAATGTAAAACTCCTGTCGGAGAATACTGTGATTACAACAGGAAGTTTGTACCCGATTTGGGACTTACTTCTTTCGTTGAACTGCTTGCAGAACTCCATGATGTTCAATCCTGCCTGACCGAGAGCCGGTCCGACTGGAGGAGCAGGGTTGGCCTTACCGGCTTCAACCTGGAGCTTAATCTGCTTTACTACTTTTTTTGCTGCCATTGGCGAAACACCTTATTTGTTTCTCCCGGTTCTCCCACCGGTCAAGGTTCGGTTTTGACCTGTAGATAATCTAATTCCACAGGGGTAGAGCGTCCGAAAATCTCTACCTTCACTCTGAGTCTTCCTTTGTCCGGGAAGATCTCGTCTACGACTCCAGTAAAATTCGCGAAAGGGCCATCGATAATCTTCAGGCTATCTCCCACTTTAAACAACAATCTAGGAGTAACTGGCTCCTCAGATTGGAACTCTCCGGTTTCCGCGAAAAGATTTTTCACTTCATCTACGGAAAGAGGTTCAGGTCCTCCGTCTTTTGATCCTACAAAAGTAGAAACAGAAGGAAGACTTTGGATCATGAAGCGAAGGTCTTCGTCCATATCCATTTCAACAAGAACATAGCCCGGCATAAGTTTCTTCTTAGTGACCTTCTTTTTGCCGTTCTTCATCTCGGCGACTTCCATGGTAGGAATACGCACTTGAGAAATCTTCTCCTCCAGCTTACGCTGTTGGATCAGCTTTTCCAGATTTTTCTGGACCTTATTCTCGTGACCGGAATAAGTCTGTAACGCATACCATTTCAAATCAGCCATCATAATCACACTTTATCCTAAGTTCTTACAGATTCCAGAATCCGGTAAGAAGCTTCACAAACGCAGTATCCGAAAAGAATAGGAAAGCAGAGAAAAATAACACTGTGACTAGAACTACGATGGTGGACTGCATCACCTCTTGTCTATTCGGCCACTGAACTTTTTTTAGTTCTTCTCTACATTCTTGTATAAATGCGCCAAACTTCACTAATTAATCCTTCCTAAATCTCAAAGAACCTGCGGAAAAAACTCCAGGTCTGGAGAGAATCGAACTCCCACCAAGGACTTTGGAGATCC encodes:
- the rpoB gene encoding DNA-directed RNA polymerase subunit beta yields the protein MYGQVERKRVNFGKITNLDYLPNLIQIQKKSFDWFLQSEVKDPTKRKNQGLEAVFRETFPIESPNNDMVMEYSHYVLGDAKKSPQECKDTDATFALPLKAVIRLIIKETGEIREQVVYMGDLPVMTEQGTFIINGAERVVVSQLHRSPGIFFSYDEERDTYSARVIPYRGSWLEFEMDNKGILVAKIDRKKKFPATLLVKSLGHGTNEEILRLFYKSSKAKIGGASTKELKRLIGRRVIADVINMETGEVMLDAGSKINEDNISILKEMKVKEVELVEYPKDKDNPVLVNCLEKDGVNDYEDAVLKFHGIMRQGEPSTIENAEAELNRLFFSPKSFDLGDVGRYKINSKFEFNNPKEFTSAIERVLRPADIIETVRYLLNLISETENYYPDDIDHLGNRRIRSVGELIANQLKVGFTRVERVIKERMTVQEVGTQTPQLLISIKPITAVINEFFGSSQLSQFMDQTNPLAELTHKRRLNALGPGGLSRDRAGFEVRDVHYSHYGRMCPIETPEGPNIGLILSMSSYARVNDYGFLETPYRVVKNSKVSNNIEYLTADKEEYHSIAVSSSPVDEKGEFKNKLISTRHRSDYPFRNPNEIQYMDLAPMQVVSVSTALIPFLEHDDANRALMGSNMQRQAVPLLRQEAPFVGTGMETRAAYDSRICIISRHEGVVTYVDAEKVVIERKGGKESDTYDLTKFKKTNQGTCFNQTPVVGVVHSEIDGKVTKVSKEKIEVTADNGNVREYNLISGNKQYQPIVSNGEEVRRGTTIAGQIVSGERMDENGNILQKGTVLADGPAVDNGTLALGRNVLVAFMPWEGYNFEDAILISEKVVKDDIFSSIHIEEFEIQARETKLGQEQITRDIPNLSDKAFRDLDETGVIRVGAEVKPGDILVGMVTPKGETDLTPEYKLLHSIFGEKAKEVRDSSLRMPNGFEGTVIDIKRFSREKGDELPAGVEEMVKVFVARKRKLLVGDKMAGRHGNKGVVARIMAEEDMPYMEDGTPMDIVLNPLGVPSRMNLGQIFETQLGLAASKLGINFETPVFDGATEADVEKYCKEANLPLSSKFKLYDGRTGLPFMNEVFCGYIYMLKLAHLVDDKIHARSTGPYSLVTQQPLGGKAQFGGQRLGEMEVWALEAYGASHTLQELLTIKSDDMLGRARIYEAIVKGIHSIKPGIPESFNVLVQELRGLALDIVITDSEGNSVDISDYEDEYSKSKKKIKFETIENA
- the rplL gene encoding 50S ribosomal protein L7/L12, coding for MSTTEALLEQLGKLTLVEAADLVKKMEEKFGISAAAPVAVAAAAPAGGAAAAADEPASFNVVLKGFGDKKIEVIKVVREITGLGLKEAKDLVEAGGKSVKDGVAKAEADDIKKKLEAVGAQIELKAV
- the rplJ gene encoding 50S ribosomal protein L10, with the translated sequence MPSQEKIEAVAELKGRLEKRSDFILASYSGLTVEEITNLRAKLRKEGSEMKVIKNNLFLLALKESEKHKDKNIAFGSEYQGPLAAIFSDANLPNAAKVLKEFAKTNKNLILKAGYLDGSVLDGEGVEAIAGLPSREQLLAQIAGGINGPARSIASGLNQIIAGLARAIQAAAEKNNQ
- the rplA gene encoding 50S ribosomal protein L1, with the protein product MKRGKKYRAAKEKVDATKVYPIDKAVELAQATSYSKFDGTIEISTKVNYKSLQNVRGTISLPHGTGKLVRVLVFCKGDKQNDAKNAGAEFVGDMDLIEKVAGGWTDFDACVATPDMMKEVGKLGPILGRKGLMPKPKAGTVTNDVAKAVGELKSGRIEYRPDKGGVVHLGVGKVSFDHTKLVENIRTVVQTLLRDKPSDAKGDYLKTFSVSPTMGAGVKVDVKELVNTSI
- the rplK gene encoding 50S ribosomal protein L11 — translated: MAAKKVVKQIKLQVEAGKANPAPPVGPALGQAGLNIMEFCKQFNERSKSQIGYKLPVVITVFSDRSFTFITKSPPAALLVKKAIGLESGSATPHTTKVGKISRKQLEEIAKTKMEDLNANDLDAAVQIIAGTCRSMGVTVEG
- the nusG gene encoding transcription termination/antitermination protein NusG translates to MADLKWYALQTYSGHENKVQKNLEKLIQQRKLEEKISQVRIPTMEVAEMKNGKKKVTKKKLMPGYVLVEMDMDEDLRFMIQSLPSVSTFVGSKDGGPEPLSVDEVKNLFAETGEFQSEEPVTPRLLFKVGDSLKIIDGPFANFTGVVDEIFPDKGRLRVKVEIFGRSTPVELDYLQVKTEP
- the secE gene encoding preprotein translocase subunit SecE, whose translation is MKFGAFIQECREELKKVQWPNRQEVMQSTIVVLVTVLFFSAFLFFSDTAFVKLLTGFWNL